DNA sequence from the Pedobacter schmidteae genome:
TAATTAATAAAATTTCGGCCAGACGAAAAACAGGAAGATCATTGTATTGCTTGCCATAGCCTGCATTTAAAGCCGAAGTTCCGGGATAAAATTTAATTTGACCATACCCACCCATGGTTGGATTGATTTTATAAGGCAAAGTGGTTCCTGGCTGAATGTAGCCAGGATAATTGATCGTAGCCCTCATTCTCGGATCGCGGTTATCAAACAGTTGAACAAATGATTTGGTCGAATTGGTAAACGGCGTTCCATCTGTATTCAGGTACGATTCCATCAAACTTCTGCTCAACGCAAAATTGAAATTCAGTACCAATGCCGAAAAATTCCCCAGATCAAGTGTCTGATCGAAATCCCGCCATAAGATAATTTCCTTATTTGATGACAACACATTTGAGTTAAACAAAGCCGAATAATCAGCAACAGGATTGTTAGTCGTAAAAATGCTAAACCCACCTTCGCTCATAATTTTTGTACTGGCATTTACAGCCAGTGTTAAAAAACGGGTATAGTCGTTGGTTAAGTTCAATTCACTATGGTATTTTCTAAAAGTACCTTCATATAGTGCAAAACGTGCTTGCAGTGCCAGGGCGGCCCATTTGGTTATTCTGGTATTAGATCCTCCGGTTTTGATATGATCAACAGCAAATTGAAGATCTTCCAATACTTTGTCTACCACAAACGCCCTTGAATCCCTTCCTTTGTACAAGGCTTCATCCTCGGAAGAAAGCACCGAATCATACCAGGGAACATCGCTGTATTTTCTTATTTTTTCAAAATAAAACAGGGCCCTGAAAAATCTGGCAATCCCTACATAGTGATCTATATCCAGCTGGGTTCCCACTACCTTTTTCACATTACCCAACATATAGTTAACCGATCTTAAACGCTTCCAGTCATCACGGTCCCAGGCTTTGTAACCACTCTCCCATCCCTGATAAGTATCCTGAGTAATTAATCCATGAACCAACTGATCGGTTTCTACATCGATATTATGTGTAGCAACATTGTCCGAATTCATATCGTCTACAGGAGCCTGCAACTGACTATAAAAACCATTTGAATAAGTTTCCAAATCCGTTGGAGAACTAAAAAACACATTTTCGGTGACATTGGATTTGGGATCTCTTTGCAGAAAGTCTTTCTTACAACCTACCATGGCTATCCCCGACATCAGCAGTACTATATATTTATATCTGTTAAATTTCATGATGCAAAAAATTAAAGTGTTACATTAAGACCAAAAGAGTAGGTTTTCTGGAAAGGATACACATTTCCACTAAGGGCTTCGGGATCCAGGTTAAATTTAACGCCGGATTTGTCAAAAAGATTTTCTCCACTGAAGTATACCCTTACCCGGCTCAGCTGCAACTTTTTCATGATTGTTTGAGGCAACGTATAACCTATCGTCAGGTTTTTGAGTCTGATGTAGGCAAAATTCTGAAGATATCTGGTTTGCGGGTATCCCAATTCCGATACATCTTCGGCGATATAAGATTTTAATCGAGGAAAATAAGCATTTGGCGTTTCTGGCGACCATTTATCCAACGCTTGTACCGTTGGGTTTGTCCATGGCTGAGCAAAAACACTCCAGAAATAAACATTATTATTTCGAGGATAAAAATCCTGCTTACCTACCCCCATAAAAAATGAACGGATATCAAATCCTTTCCAGGCCAGGTTCAAATCAACCCCGAAAGTATAACGTTGACTGGTATTGCCAATTCTGATCAGATCACCATGATCGTCGGCAGTATTCTTTCCTTTATTAATAACACCGTCGCCATTCTGATCTTTCCATTTTAAGTCACCCACTCCAAAAGTACCTCCGGCATCATCGGATACAAAAACCTGTTGATTAGCGTGACTTGCCAGTTCCTGAGCGGATTGGAAAAAGCCTTCCGTTTCCAGTCCCCAGATCTCTCCTATTTCCTGTCCTACATAATAATCTGTAATCGTTTTGGTCGGGTTGTCAAACTTGGTGATGAACGAACGGCTATCTGCCAGATTGATACCTACACCATACGAGAACTGACTTTGTGCTATAGTGGCCACATCTTTCCAGCCAACTCTCAATTCCCAACCTTTGGTTTTTAAATCGGCCGCATTCAAGTATGGTTCCTTTGCTCCAAACACACCTGGCAAGGTTTTGCCTTTAGTTAGCATGCCATTGGTATAACGGGTATATTTATCAAAATTAACATCCAGCCTGTTGTTAAACCAACTCATGTCCACACCAAAATTCACAGTTGATACTTTTTCCCAGGTCAAACTTGGAGAAACCGGATCCGGTTGAGTTACACCTGTTGGCCGCGTCCCCTCAATAACCTGCCCTATGGCACCCGCATTCATATTTACAATATAAGCGTAAGCACCTACATCCTGGTTACCCAAAGAGCCATAAGATCCTCTCAATTTCAGTAAGCCGAGCTTAATGTCGTCTTTGATAGATGTCAGGAATCCTTCATTTGATACCACCCAACCCATAGAAGCTGATGGAAAAAATCCCCACCTGTCATTTTTAGGGAACTTGGACGTACCATCATAACGACCGTTAAGTTCCAATATATATTTGTCGTTATAAATATAGTTTAAGCGATAAAATAAACCTCTTACAGCCCATTCATTGATGTTCTCGCCAATATTGTTTACGGTTCCTGTGGCCAGATTTAAAGATGGAAGTGTGCTGCTGATTAACCCGGTTTTACTTACCCATGATAGCTGATCATATCTATACTCCTGGTTATATCCCGCAAGTGCCTGGAAATAATGTTTGTCGATTGTTTTATGGAAGTCTGCATACAGGTTCGTAATGTTATTCCTTGTTTCTGAATTATCCGCACGTATATACGAGGTACCCGGGCCTTGATACTGGGTTGCCGTGTTCGGGCCGCTGCTAAATGGCACTTTAAAATCGCCACCACTTCTTATTCCTGTATTACGTCTGAAAGTTACATCAGCTTTGATATCAAAAACATCTTTAATCACCGCAGCGGTTGCATTAAAGGTAGTCAGGAAGTTGTTGTATTTCTGAATTGTTCTTCCCCCCTTCTGCACCCGGCCAATGGTATTGGCACCTGCAGCGGTATAAGTACCATCAGGATTGTATACTGCGTCTAAGGAGTTCTGGCGATTGATTTCCCAGAAATAGCTAAAATTATCCAATGATGACGTCGGTGCATTATACAATGAACTTGTAAATGCAGTATTGTTTCCCACATTCAGCCATTTGTTTAATTTCAAATCAACTTTAGACCTTAAATTGTAACGATCATAAACTTCACTGGCATTTTTAATTACGCCATCATTTTTCTGGTATTCGGCAGAAACCATATAACCAATATCTTCTGTCTTTTTAGAGATATTAACATTGGCATTATAACTTGGAGACGTTGTATTAAATGCTTCTTTAAACCAATCGGTAGAAGCGACATAAATCCATTGATTCGCATTTGAGGGATTTACATAAACGCCCGGCAGCGAAGGATTTTCGGATCTTTGCTTCGCATAATTCCTGATGGCCTCGTCATTAAACAGCTGAGGATAGTACGGAAACGCAGCCTCGTGCTTTGTGGTATAAGATAAATAAGGATCGGTAATGGTTTGAGGCAGCTTACCTAGAGTTTTATAGGCATAAAAAGCATTCGCGCTGATACTCAACTTACCAATTTTTGGGTTCTTGGTTGTAATTAAAATCACCCCAAATGAGGCCCTTGCACCATATATCGCCGCAGATGCTGCATCCTTCAGTACGGTTACACTTTCAATGTCATTTGGATTAAGCAAGCTCAATTCGCCCGCTGTATAAGGAACGTTATCTACCAAAATATATGGACTGGCGTAGGGTTTATCTTTTGACTTATCTCCGGTCAACCCACCAATGGAAGTTACTCCCCTGATATTCAAAGAAGTAGAATCGGTCGCCCTTCCGCTACCGTTTCCAATGTTTAAGTTAGGGATCAAGCCTTGCAAACCTGCTCCTATATTCGTTATTGGACGGTTTTCAATTTCTTTTGACGTAATTCCATCTACAGCTCCACTCAGGTTTATTCTTTTTTGCTTTCCATACCCTACAACTACAAAATCATCCAGTGACTGTACTTCGTCCTTTAACACAATACGCAGTTGCTTTTGGTTTCCAATCAGTACTTCCTGGGTTTTAGCCCCCACATAAGAAATAACCAGCACATCGCCCGATTCTGCATTAATAACAAACTCCCCGGTGGCATTGGTAATCGCGGTTCCCGATTTCCCCTTAATTTTTACACTTGCACCAGGTATAGGGACACCATTTTCATCCAGCACCCGGCCTTTAATCGTTTCAAACTGAATCAACGTACTGGTCAATTCCTTTTTTTTGAGGATAATGGTACGGTTAAATACCTTGTAGGTTAAGGGCAGATCTTTCAGGCAAATTTCAAGAACCTGCTCTACCGAAGCATCCCTTACATCAATGGATACCTTGTCTGATTTTGAGACTTCCAATTTATCGTATAAAAAAACATAATCACTTTGTTTTTCGATGGATTTTAAGACGAAGTCAATGGAAGCATTTTTCTGCTTCAGTGTTATTTTTTGGCTATAACTACTTGCACTTACCTGAAGCAGGCCAGTGATTAATAGAATTGTTGTGAGCTTCATAACCAGTATAAATTGCGTTGCCTTAGGCTGCAGTTTAAATACTGCACCAAAGAATGTAAAAAAATTCATAGCTTTGAATTTGGGGTTAAT
Encoded proteins:
- a CDS encoding RagB/SusD family nutrient uptake outer membrane protein, with the protein product MKFNRYKYIVLLMSGIAMVGCKKDFLQRDPKSNVTENVFFSSPTDLETYSNGFYSQLQAPVDDMNSDNVATHNIDVETDQLVHGLITQDTYQGWESGYKAWDRDDWKRLRSVNYMLGNVKKVVGTQLDIDHYVGIARFFRALFYFEKIRKYSDVPWYDSVLSSEDEALYKGRDSRAFVVDKVLEDLQFAVDHIKTGGSNTRITKWAALALQARFALYEGTFRKYHSELNLTNDYTRFLTLAVNASTKIMSEGGFSIFTTNNPVADYSALFNSNVLSSNKEIILWRDFDQTLDLGNFSALVLNFNFALSRSLMESYLNTDGTPFTNSTKSFVQLFDNRDPRMRATINYPGYIQPGTTLPYKINPTMGGYGQIKFYPGTSALNAGYGKQYNDLPVFRLAEILLISAEAKAELGTITQTDLNNTVNVLRKRVQMPDMTMGVATDPVLAVLYPNASATNLNVLLEIRRERRVELAGEGLRYDDLMRWKSGKLIQNSQQGMYIPALGAYDVTGDGVQDIAVLASPSDESPIAGLPANVKDGLTKYYLKQANGNNNTFYLTGGTSGYVAFVKDRDQPRNFIEPKYYYRPIPRQQTLLNPNLKQIFGWDN
- a CDS encoding TonB-dependent receptor; the encoded protein is MNFFTFFGAVFKLQPKATQFILVMKLTTILLITGLLQVSASSYSQKITLKQKNASIDFVLKSIEKQSDYVFLYDKLEVSKSDKVSIDVRDASVEQVLEICLKDLPLTYKVFNRTIILKKKELTSTLIQFETIKGRVLDENGVPIPGASVKIKGKSGTAITNATGEFVINAESGDVLVISYVGAKTQEVLIGNQKQLRIVLKDEVQSLDDFVVVGYGKQKRINLSGAVDGITSKEIENRPITNIGAGLQGLIPNLNIGNGSGRATDSTSLNIRGVTSIGGLTGDKSKDKPYASPYILVDNVPYTAGELSLLNPNDIESVTVLKDAASAAIYGARASFGVILITTKNPKIGKLSISANAFYAYKTLGKLPQTITDPYLSYTTKHEAAFPYYPQLFNDEAIRNYAKQRSENPSLPGVYVNPSNANQWIYVASTDWFKEAFNTTSPSYNANVNISKKTEDIGYMVSAEYQKNDGVIKNASEVYDRYNLRSKVDLKLNKWLNVGNNTAFTSSLYNAPTSSLDNFSYFWEINRQNSLDAVYNPDGTYTAAGANTIGRVQKGGRTIQKYNNFLTTFNATAAVIKDVFDIKADVTFRRNTGIRSGGDFKVPFSSGPNTATQYQGPGTSYIRADNSETRNNITNLYADFHKTIDKHYFQALAGYNQEYRYDQLSWVSKTGLISSTLPSLNLATGTVNNIGENINEWAVRGLFYRLNYIYNDKYILELNGRYDGTSKFPKNDRWGFFPSASMGWVVSNEGFLTSIKDDIKLGLLKLRGSYGSLGNQDVGAYAYIVNMNAGAIGQVIEGTRPTGVTQPDPVSPSLTWEKVSTVNFGVDMSWFNNRLDVNFDKYTRYTNGMLTKGKTLPGVFGAKEPYLNAADLKTKGWELRVGWKDVATIAQSQFSYGVGINLADSRSFITKFDNPTKTITDYYVGQEIGEIWGLETEGFFQSAQELASHANQQVFVSDDAGGTFGVGDLKWKDQNGDGVINKGKNTADDHGDLIRIGNTSQRYTFGVDLNLAWKGFDIRSFFMGVGKQDFYPRNNNVYFWSVFAQPWTNPTVQALDKWSPETPNAYFPRLKSYIAEDVSELGYPQTRYLQNFAYIRLKNLTIGYTLPQTIMKKLQLSRVRVYFSGENLFDKSGVKFNLDPEALSGNVYPFQKTYSFGLNVTL